ACAGACATCTATACGGTCAGCAAAATGCTTGGGCATACCAACGTAAAAACTACTCAAATCTACGCCAAGGTAATAGATGAGAAGAAAAACAGAGCTTCGCAGGCAATACAATTGGAATCTTTAAAGAAAAGAGCGCAATGAAAATAAAGTACTTCGAATATATTACAGTTTACCTGTCTGTTTTTTTAGTCTGTGTCTTTGTCGGTGTAATCGGAAGACTGGTGCTGCTGGAAAAAGGTGCGGATGAATATACGGCCGGCGTTTTCTTTTGGATCAGCACTGGATTTGGAGTTTTAATGTTTGCAATTCTAAGCCTGTTTCTAAACGATTTGGCTGAGAGATTGGTGAATCGTTTTTTGAAGGCTGAAAAAAAGCAATCGCTTGAAAGCCGCATTACAAGTGAGGACCTGGTAAAAATAGAAGAGGAGCGGCAAGATGCTTTAATTAAGCCCGAAATGCCTGAAAATAAAAATTCAGCCCTTGATATTGAGAAGATAAGGGAGGAGCGTCAAAATACAGCCAGAAATCAAAAACAGGAAAGGATTGATACAGCCATCCGTTATGCGCTGCAGGAGTTTGCGCTGTACGTTTCGGATGATGATCTGGAACAATTGGGCAGGAATATAATGATATATGCTGAAGGCATAAATTTCGAAAATATTAAGCCGGTAAAAGTAAAAGATCTGTCCAATCTGGATCTGTATCATTTTGGCTGGAATATCTGGAATTGCTTTAAAGCCAGCAGGCAGGACAGAGCCGCACAATTTTTAAAACTGACTTTTACCGACGCTTTAAAAGATGTTGAGCAGAAAAGCATTAAAACGCATCTGAAAGATGATGAACAGAAAGGGCTTATAAAGATTATGGAAGATCTTACAGATTTTTAAATGCCGATACTTGTAAATCAGTGTGTTTTTCAGGTGTTTCTGCTGTGAAGAAGGACACAGCAGAAACACTTTTTTCATTTGCACCATAACTATTAAAAACGATAGCTGTGGATACAAACGAAATCTCTTTTGAGAACCTGCCCAAAGCAGTAGCGCACTTAGTGAAAGAAATTGCCGAGATCAAACTTCTGATTCATAATGTGCAGGTATATGAATCTAAAGAAAAAAGTATTCCTATCGGTATTGAAGAAGCAAGCCGGCTCATAGGAAAAGCAAAGCCTACAATTTACGCTCTTGTAAGGCAGAGAAAAATTCCTTGCTATAAATACGGTAAAAAGCTGTATTTTTTTGAAGAAGAACTTTTAGAATGGATTTCTAAAGGAAAAAAGAAAACAATACAGGAAATCGAATCAGAAGCATTGAAATTTAGTCATAATCGACATAAATAGCCAGCATGAATATTTTTCCGCTTCATTAGATCATCAAAACCATTTAATTCAAAGTGATACGCGGGAATGCGCTGGATTTGTGGCGTGTGGCCTATGCGGACAAAGCGGAGAGAAAACTTATTATATATGACGAAATGAAACTGCCAGGTGAGGCCTGGCTGGAATTTAAGATCATTAATAATGATTTATATCAGGCCGAAACCTTTACACCCAGAGGACTTATGGGCAGGCTGTACTGTTACTGAGTGCTTCCCTTTCATGGTTTTATATTTGGGGAATGCCTAAAAAAATAATCTAGTAGGATAGAAAATGGCTGCTGTATTGGTTTGTAATAAAAAAAGCACCTGCCTGAGACAGATGCTTTATCAAAGTGGTCTTATAGTATGTTAAGCTATTATTACATTTACTGCGTTTGGCCCTTTTTGGCCTTCTTTTATGTCGTATCGAACCGAGTCGTTTTCACGGATATTTTCCGATAGACCAGAAACATGGACAAAAATTTCGTTTCCTCCGTTGTTTGGGGTTATAAATCCGAAACCTTTTTCTTCATTGAAGAATTTTACTTTACCTTCTTGCATCTTAAATATTAATTTGTTCAAAAATAGTGTATTAAAATGCGGTAAAGGGTAAAAAAAAATTAAATTGTGTTTTTATTAACTTTTAGTACGGTTCTTAAATTCATAACTGTTGCTATGAATGCTTTTTTTTATTTCTTTTTACTACAATTTAAAAAGATTATAATGCAAGTATCTGAAGTATTTTATTAAAGAGAAGATAAGATTTTTTCACACTAGATCTTTTATTAAAAAATGCGACAATTGATTCAAAAAAGAGGAAGATGTTAAATGTTCCTCTTTTTTATATATAACTGTATTTTATTATTTGCTTATCTGTATTTTTCCAGCGACACTGGCACTTACGTCGGATTGTGCATGCACTGTAAGTGTGTTTCCAGATG
The Flavobacterium flavigenum genome window above contains:
- a CDS encoding helix-turn-helix domain-containing protein, coding for MDTNEISFENLPKAVAHLVKEIAEIKLLIHNVQVYESKEKSIPIGIEEASRLIGKAKPTIYALVRQRKIPCYKYGKKLYFFEEELLEWISKGKKKTIQEIESEALKFSHNRHK
- a CDS encoding cold-shock protein is translated as MQEGKVKFFNEEKGFGFITPNNGGNEIFVHVSGLSENIRENDSVRYDIKEGQKGPNAVNVIIA